One window of the Chitinophaga niabensis genome contains the following:
- a CDS encoding 2-hydroxyacid dehydrogenase yields MRKNVLLLETIADEALAVLQENVNVFTGYDEGSVKDVLNKVEVHAIITRGKKQVGKALMEACPLLQVVARCGVGLDNVDVTEATARKIQVINAPGSNAATIAEHALALMLMLMRDLYTSVERVKQHNWDWRNQYAGDELNGKTLGILGMGNIGKRVARLGEAFGMEVLYWDIAVHALPYRYLSMEEVLGHSDIVSLHLPLVKETNGIIGEKELALMKPRAFLVNTARGALIDHAALLDALNAQEIAGFAADVLPDEPPVQSLPLVEHPRTIITPHSGSLTASTYRQMCLLTVNNVVAVLTGGEPDPNSIYNRNSFV; encoded by the coding sequence ATGAGGAAGAACGTATTGTTACTTGAAACTATTGCGGACGAAGCATTGGCTGTACTTCAGGAAAACGTGAACGTATTTACAGGATATGACGAAGGCAGTGTAAAGGATGTTTTGAACAAAGTGGAAGTGCATGCCATTATCACAAGGGGGAAAAAGCAGGTCGGTAAAGCCCTGATGGAAGCGTGCCCGCTTTTGCAGGTCGTTGCCCGCTGTGGTGTTGGGTTGGATAATGTAGATGTAACGGAAGCAACGGCAAGAAAAATACAGGTGATCAATGCACCAGGCAGTAATGCGGCTACCATAGCAGAGCATGCCCTGGCCTTGATGCTGATGTTGATGCGTGACCTGTACACATCGGTGGAGCGTGTTAAGCAGCACAACTGGGACTGGCGCAATCAATATGCGGGAGATGAGCTGAATGGCAAAACCCTTGGCATCCTGGGTATGGGAAATATAGGAAAGCGCGTGGCAAGGTTGGGAGAGGCCTTTGGTATGGAGGTGTTGTATTGGGACATAGCAGTACACGCGCTTCCATACAGGTACCTGTCTATGGAAGAAGTGTTAGGTCATTCTGATATAGTCAGCCTGCATCTCCCTCTGGTTAAAGAAACAAATGGAATTATCGGAGAAAAGGAGCTGGCTTTGATGAAGCCGCGTGCATTCCTGGTTAATACGGCAAGAGGTGCATTGATCGATCATGCGGCGCTGTTGGATGCATTGAACGCACAGGAAATTGCAGGTTTTGCTGCGGATGTGCTGCCGGATGAACCACCTGTTCAGAGCCTCCCGCTTGTAGAACATCCACGTACAATTATTACACCGCATTCCGGCAGCTTAACTGCATCCACCTACCGGCAAATGTGCCTGCTAACTGTAAACAACGTAGTGGCAGTACTTACAGGCGGGGAGCCGGATCCCAACAGTATATATAATCGAAACTCGTTTGTATGA
- a CDS encoding ThuA domain-containing protein, with translation MNTFCISLLLTLSTGLFCAQSPQKAKKPLVVFVCGDHEYSGEETLPIIAAELEKNYGMRTIVLKASPDHNSEENIPGLEALKDADLAVFFLRWRRLPPEQLAHIEAYLKTGKPVMGFRTTTHAFNFPKGHASEKWNAFGEFALNAPPGWGGKAKHTHYGHNSSTDVSIVPKEANNPILTGVAKDFHVRSWLYHVVPDYPVKGSTWLLTGKAVDPERPAVENPVAWTGTNSFGGKVFMTTLGHPEDFRIEAFQRLVINAIHYELSLKIPTKWKGKMDIQVPYRVAK, from the coding sequence ATGAATACATTTTGCATAAGCTTATTATTAACACTCAGTACAGGTTTATTCTGTGCGCAATCTCCGCAAAAGGCAAAAAAGCCCCTGGTTGTTTTTGTTTGTGGAGATCATGAATACAGTGGTGAAGAAACGCTGCCCATTATTGCGGCGGAACTGGAAAAGAACTATGGCATGAGAACAATTGTTCTCAAAGCCTCTCCTGATCATAACAGCGAAGAGAATATTCCCGGCCTGGAAGCATTGAAGGATGCGGACCTTGCTGTGTTCTTCCTGCGCTGGCGAAGACTTCCTCCTGAGCAGCTTGCTCATATTGAAGCATACCTGAAAACCGGAAAACCTGTTATGGGATTCCGCACTACTACACATGCCTTCAATTTTCCTAAAGGGCATGCCAGCGAAAAATGGAACGCCTTTGGAGAGTTTGCATTGAATGCACCTCCGGGTTGGGGAGGGAAAGCCAAACATACACACTATGGGCACAATAGCAGCACAGATGTGAGCATCGTTCCCAAAGAGGCAAACAACCCTATTTTAACGGGCGTAGCAAAAGATTTTCACGTTCGCTCCTGGTTATACCATGTTGTACCGGATTATCCTGTTAAAGGTTCTACCTGGCTGCTTACCGGTAAAGCCGTGGACCCTGAAAGGCCCGCTGTTGAAAACCCTGTAGCCTGGACGGGCACCAATTCTTTCGGTGGAAAAGTTTTTATGACCACGCTTGGCCATCCGGAAGATTTCAGAATAGAAGCCTTTCAGCGGCTCGTGATCAATGCCATTCACTATGAGCTGAGCCTGAAAATACCCACGAAATGGAAAGGTAAAATGGACATCCAGGTACCTTACCGCGTTGCTAAATAA
- a CDS encoding PVC-type heme-binding CxxCH protein, which translates to MMILNAFKIKGSAPLVITKGSRIALIGNNLGSRMVHYDNFETELYLRFPTYDLFIRNMCRPGETPGFRPHAGRNSAWAFPGAEKFQVERANMVKRKDASGWAEMEDAGEGFFETPDQWLTRLKTDVIISFFGYNESFAGKAGIANYKAELEAFIKWTLKQKYNGTSAPQLVIVSPIAFEDLSDKYDLPDGRKENENLELYTKAMKEVAALNKVLFVDAFTPSLQWYKETAAPLTIDGSQLNEEGYKKFGLLLADQIFGGSAAHTDQNKKLVHDAVMEKNWMWLNDYKIPNGVHVYGRRYKPFGPDNFPAEIKKIREMTVIRDTAIWLAASKGEKMDLAAADQHTSVLPEVKTNYEPSRKNGNLEYLSGQEAVSKLKVPPGYKVELFASETEFSALAKPVQLSFDNKGRLWVAVMPSYPQYRVGDPLPNDKLIILEDTDNDGKADKQTIFADSLHLPLGFEIAPEGVYLSQGTNFVLLKDTDGDGKADKKEILLSGFDDHDSHHSNHAFTTDGSGAIYSGEGVFLRTNVETSYGPVYSTNGGFYRYDPLRRKLERTAQLAIPNPWGITFDSWGQPFFAETSSPDVRWMLPGTVLPRYGQATHKSKQLVEEKHLVRPTSGIEIISSRHFPDEVQGDLLINNTIGFLGTKEHTMEDDKTGYKSRFRQDLLVSDDPNFRPVDLEFAPDGSLYVVDWHNILIGHMQHNARDPLRDHSHGRIYRITYPSRPLVKPAKIADASIEELLDNLKLPEYRTRYRTRRELRGRDVSEVLSKLTTWVAKLDANDPGYEHHLLEGLWVSWGMDKVDQKLLRQLLKAKDYHVRAAAVMVVRYTGHQVPDQANLLMQAARDQHSRVRLMAIVAASWLGKEKGLPILAEANKLPMDDWMLPAYRTAVAHLNGMNVREAREKEERTVLKGAELALFNQGKIIYNKEGYCKTCHQADGKGLTASGFPPLASTNWVKGSDERLIKLVLKGLMGPITVNGKKYPGQVPMTPFGGLLKDNEVAAVLTYVRNSFGNNSPAVSVEKVRKVRKAIESKKDFYSAEQLLKEHPLERVQ; encoded by the coding sequence ATGATGATTTTAAACGCCTTTAAAATAAAAGGATCTGCTCCTCTTGTTATCACCAAGGGATCGCGCATTGCGCTGATCGGTAATAACCTGGGGTCGAGGATGGTTCATTATGATAATTTTGAAACGGAACTCTATCTGCGTTTTCCAACGTATGATCTGTTCATCCGTAATATGTGCCGTCCGGGCGAAACGCCTGGCTTCCGGCCACATGCCGGCAGAAATTCTGCATGGGCTTTTCCCGGTGCGGAAAAATTCCAGGTGGAGCGGGCTAACATGGTGAAAAGAAAAGATGCATCCGGCTGGGCGGAAATGGAAGATGCCGGTGAAGGTTTTTTTGAAACACCTGATCAATGGCTTACAAGGCTTAAAACAGATGTGATCATTTCCTTTTTCGGTTACAATGAATCGTTTGCGGGAAAAGCGGGGATTGCCAACTATAAGGCAGAGCTGGAGGCTTTTATTAAATGGACGTTGAAACAAAAGTACAATGGTACTTCTGCACCCCAGCTGGTGATTGTTTCACCCATTGCTTTTGAAGATCTCTCTGATAAGTATGATCTGCCGGATGGCCGTAAAGAAAACGAAAACCTGGAATTGTACACCAAAGCAATGAAAGAAGTGGCTGCACTGAATAAGGTACTTTTTGTAGATGCATTTACACCATCTCTGCAATGGTATAAAGAAACGGCAGCACCATTAACTATCGATGGCTCCCAACTGAATGAAGAAGGGTATAAAAAATTCGGCTTATTACTGGCAGATCAGATCTTTGGAGGAAGCGCAGCGCATACGGATCAGAACAAAAAGCTGGTGCATGATGCAGTGATGGAAAAGAACTGGATGTGGCTGAACGATTATAAAATTCCTAACGGTGTGCATGTATATGGCCGCAGGTACAAACCTTTTGGGCCTGACAATTTCCCTGCCGAAATAAAGAAGATCCGCGAGATGACAGTGATCAGGGATACTGCCATCTGGCTGGCTGCTTCAAAAGGTGAGAAGATGGACCTGGCAGCTGCAGATCAACATACCAGTGTATTACCGGAGGTTAAAACCAACTATGAGCCCAGTCGTAAAAATGGTAACCTTGAATATCTCAGTGGGCAGGAAGCTGTGAGTAAGTTGAAAGTACCACCGGGATATAAAGTAGAGCTATTTGCTTCGGAAACGGAATTCAGTGCGCTCGCCAAACCTGTACAGTTATCGTTTGATAACAAAGGGCGGTTGTGGGTGGCAGTGATGCCCAGTTATCCGCAATACAGGGTAGGAGACCCATTGCCGAACGATAAGCTCATTATCCTGGAGGATACCGATAATGACGGCAAAGCAGATAAACAAACCATATTTGCAGACAGCCTCCATTTACCGCTGGGCTTTGAGATAGCACCGGAAGGTGTATACCTGTCCCAGGGAACTAATTTTGTGCTGTTAAAAGATACGGATGGTGACGGTAAAGCGGATAAGAAGGAGATATTACTGAGCGGTTTTGATGATCACGATTCGCACCATAGCAACCACGCTTTCACAACAGATGGCTCCGGAGCTATCTACTCAGGAGAAGGGGTATTCCTTCGTACCAATGTAGAAACTTCTTACGGGCCTGTATATTCTACCAACGGCGGCTTTTACAGATACGATCCCCTCCGCAGGAAACTGGAACGTACCGCGCAACTGGCTATTCCAAATCCCTGGGGCATTACATTCGATAGCTGGGGGCAGCCTTTCTTTGCAGAAACATCCAGTCCGGATGTACGCTGGATGCTTCCCGGAACTGTATTGCCAAGGTATGGGCAGGCTACACACAAATCCAAACAACTGGTAGAAGAGAAACACTTGGTGAGGCCAACATCAGGCATCGAAATAATATCCAGCCGGCATTTTCCCGATGAAGTACAGGGAGACCTGCTGATCAATAATACCATTGGCTTCCTCGGAACAAAAGAACATACGATGGAAGATGACAAAACGGGTTATAAAAGCCGTTTTCGTCAGGACCTGCTGGTGAGTGATGATCCTAATTTCCGCCCGGTAGATCTGGAGTTTGCACCTGATGGTTCTTTGTACGTGGTGGATTGGCATAATATCCTTATCGGGCATATGCAGCATAATGCAAGGGACCCTTTGCGTGATCACTCGCATGGAAGGATTTATCGCATTACCTATCCTTCCAGGCCCCTGGTGAAACCGGCAAAGATAGCAGATGCCAGTATTGAAGAACTCCTGGATAATCTGAAACTGCCGGAATACAGAACGCGTTACAGGACCCGCCGGGAGCTGAGAGGCCGGGATGTTTCAGAAGTACTGTCTAAACTAACAACCTGGGTGGCTAAGCTGGATGCGAATGATCCGGGATATGAACATCATCTGCTGGAAGGACTTTGGGTGAGCTGGGGAATGGATAAAGTAGATCAGAAACTTTTAAGGCAGCTGCTGAAAGCGAAGGATTACCATGTAAGGGCAGCAGCAGTAATGGTCGTTCGTTATACAGGGCACCAGGTACCTGACCAGGCAAATTTGCTGATGCAGGCTGCCAGGGACCAACATAGCCGCGTAAGGCTCATGGCTATTGTAGCCGCTTCCTGGCTCGGTAAAGAAAAAGGCCTTCCCATTTTAGCCGAGGCCAATAAATTACCGATGGATGATTGGATGCTGCCTGCATACAGGACGGCTGTAGCACATTTAAATGGAATGAATGTAAGGGAAGCAAGGGAGAAAGAAGAAAGAACAGTACTGAAAGGTGCTGAGCTGGCATTGTTTAATCAGGGGAAAATTATTTATAACAAAGAAGGATACTGTAAAACCTGTCACCAGGCAGACGGAAAAGGACTCACTGCTTCTGGTTTTCCACCCCTTGCATCCACTAACTGGGTAAAGGGAAGTGATGAAAGGCTGATCAAACTGGTGCTTAAAGGATTGATGGGACCCATAACGGTAAATGGTAAAAAGTATCCGGGCCAGGTGCCAATGACACCTTTTGGCGGATTACTGAAAGACAATGAGGTAGCAGCTGTATTGACCTATGTCCGCAACTCATTTGGAAATAACAGTCCTGCTGTTTCTGTGGAGAAAGTGAGAAAAGTGAGAAAGGCCATAGAAAGTAAAAAGGATTTCTATTCCGCTGAGCAATTATTGAAAGAACATCCCCTGGAAAGGGTACAATGA
- a CDS encoding SusC/RagA family TonB-linked outer membrane protein — MMCIVLPALPGYVRAQSKTIKGTVTDESGAPAIGVSVAVKQGKTGTATDAEGKFTLSVPQGTVLVLSGLNYESAEITVDARTEYKITVKTKSSNLSDVVIVGYGTRKKSDLTGAVGTVRSEALMERPSSSLNQELSGRVTGVNVSSNSGRPGGRANIRIRGYSSINIQNDPLYVIDGVILNVAGLQNGSTPIDYLNPNDIASIEVLKDASSTAIYGARGANGVILVTTKRGSSGGGKVTYDADFSVGTLPRKLEVLNAKEFLQVEDLAYQNAQKYDSVGWTNGKYTNPRTKRNNPLLFDSQGNPLYDTDWQDEAMQKAFTQNHQLSFTNGNEKGSYGAFLNYRNENGLIKGSWQKRYAARFVFDTQIKDWLKVGGTLGYTDQNEKQVDQLGGGGIVTMRQVLEALPIIPVKFPDGSWGGNDDYPGMEGGGNPIQVLEERLYYLRTQTLLGNIYANIQLANGLEFRTTVGANVINQRLDYYGGRDLNYISRGQRGVAQITNNRYNSWQFENYLTYNKQFSRIHSLNALLGLSWQHVDQFSNFAASQGFTDDYFKFYNLGAGANPQAPTSSGTAYGLNSYFSRLNYGLMDKYLVTFTGRMDGSSKFGSNNRFAFFPSAAIAWRVSQENFMKAVPAISNLKLRASYGATGNSEISAYQALAGLGNYDVVFDGVRSPGIGISRMSNNELRWEKTLQLDAGMELGLFNNRISLEFDVYRKKTVDMLLAAPLPTTSGYTSITRNIGSMENKGVELSINTTNIEQKDFSWNTQFNISINKNKVLALTGGSDIYSGATVIRVGEPLGAFFGRVNLGTWSTQEKGQAAVYNALPGDIKYLDRNNDKQINDNDRMIIGKGIPDGFGTFMNTFRYKNWSLTLDLQYMYGNDVLDRSIHSLEDRQGIANSYKTVLNAWTETNQNTPIAQVRPVPAGYDTNNDSHKVTDASFIRGRNFLLAYTFPATAVTRMKLNRLRVYASVQNAFVATKYKGYDPEVSNSGSPFDQGFGLYDYPKPRVFMMGLNVTL; from the coding sequence ATGATGTGCATCGTCCTGCCTGCACTTCCCGGTTACGTCCGGGCACAATCAAAAACAATTAAAGGTACCGTCACCGATGAGTCGGGTGCTCCTGCCATTGGTGTATCCGTGGCTGTTAAACAGGGCAAAACGGGCACGGCAACAGATGCTGAAGGAAAGTTTACATTAAGTGTGCCGCAGGGAACGGTGCTGGTACTTTCCGGCCTGAACTATGAATCTGCAGAGATAACGGTGGATGCCCGTACAGAATATAAGATCACCGTTAAAACCAAATCGTCCAACCTCAGTGATGTGGTGATTGTTGGATATGGTACGCGGAAAAAATCAGACCTCACCGGAGCGGTGGGAACAGTAAGAAGCGAGGCACTGATGGAGCGGCCCAGTTCTTCATTAAACCAGGAACTGTCCGGCCGGGTAACGGGCGTGAACGTGTCTTCCAACTCAGGCCGCCCCGGCGGCCGTGCCAACATCCGTATCCGCGGTTACAGTTCCATCAACATCCAGAACGATCCGCTTTATGTAATTGACGGGGTGATCCTCAATGTGGCCGGTTTGCAGAACGGTAGTACGCCAATAGATTATTTGAACCCGAATGATATTGCGTCCATCGAAGTATTGAAAGATGCTTCGTCTACCGCCATTTACGGAGCGCGCGGTGCAAACGGTGTAATATTGGTGACCACCAAAAGAGGTTCATCCGGCGGAGGCAAAGTAACATATGATGCGGATTTTAGTGTGGGAACATTACCCCGCAAACTGGAAGTACTGAATGCAAAAGAGTTTCTGCAGGTGGAAGATCTTGCTTACCAGAACGCACAAAAGTATGATTCAGTAGGATGGACAAATGGAAAATATACTAACCCCAGAACAAAACGTAACAACCCGCTGCTCTTCGACAGCCAGGGCAATCCACTGTATGATACAGACTGGCAGGACGAAGCCATGCAGAAAGCTTTTACACAGAATCACCAGTTATCGTTCACCAATGGTAATGAGAAAGGCAGTTACGGTGCATTCCTTAACTACCGGAATGAAAACGGGCTGATTAAAGGATCATGGCAGAAAAGATATGCTGCCCGCTTTGTATTTGATACGCAGATCAAAGACTGGCTGAAAGTGGGTGGTACATTGGGATATACGGACCAGAATGAAAAACAGGTAGATCAGCTTGGAGGCGGAGGTATCGTAACCATGCGCCAGGTACTGGAAGCACTGCCTATCATTCCTGTAAAATTCCCTGACGGGTCCTGGGGCGGAAATGATGATTACCCGGGCATGGAAGGTGGCGGTAACCCGATACAGGTGCTGGAAGAACGGCTTTATTATCTTCGTACGCAAACACTGCTGGGTAATATTTACGCGAACATTCAGCTGGCGAATGGCCTCGAGTTCAGGACCACCGTAGGCGCCAATGTGATTAACCAGCGGCTTGATTATTACGGTGGAAGGGATCTGAATTATATTTCCCGCGGGCAAAGAGGTGTGGCACAGATCACCAACAACCGCTATAACTCCTGGCAGTTCGAAAATTACCTCACCTATAACAAACAGTTTTCCCGTATCCATTCGCTGAATGCATTATTGGGCCTTTCCTGGCAGCATGTGGACCAGTTCAGCAACTTTGCCGCCAGCCAGGGTTTTACGGACGATTACTTTAAGTTCTATAATCTCGGTGCCGGCGCCAATCCACAGGCCCCCACTTCATCAGGTACTGCTTACGGCCTGAACTCTTATTTTTCCCGGCTTAATTATGGGTTGATGGATAAGTACCTGGTTACTTTCACCGGGAGGATGGATGGTTCTTCCAAATTCGGGAGCAACAACCGTTTTGCTTTTTTCCCTTCCGCAGCAATTGCCTGGCGCGTTTCGCAGGAGAACTTCATGAAAGCAGTGCCAGCTATTTCCAACCTCAAGCTGAGAGCCAGTTATGGCGCAACTGGTAACTCGGAAATATCCGCTTACCAGGCGCTGGCAGGCCTGGGTAACTATGATGTGGTTTTCGATGGTGTAAGAAGTCCGGGTATAGGTATCAGCCGCATGTCCAACAATGAATTGAGATGGGAGAAAACCCTTCAGCTGGATGCCGGTATGGAACTGGGACTTTTCAATAACCGCATTTCACTGGAGTTTGATGTGTACAGGAAGAAAACAGTTGACATGCTGCTGGCGGCGCCTTTGCCTACCACCAGTGGTTATACAAGCATTACCCGCAATATCGGCAGTATGGAGAACAAAGGTGTTGAGCTGTCCATCAATACCACTAACATAGAACAGAAAGACTTTTCCTGGAACACGCAGTTTAATATTTCCATCAATAAAAACAAGGTACTGGCGCTCACCGGCGGCAGCGATATTTACTCAGGTGCTACAGTTATTCGTGTAGGTGAACCGCTGGGTGCTTTCTTCGGCCGTGTAAATCTTGGTACCTGGAGCACGCAGGAAAAAGGGCAGGCGGCTGTATACAATGCCCTTCCCGGAGATATAAAATACCTAGACCGGAATAATGATAAGCAGATCAATGATAATGACCGCATGATCATCGGAAAAGGGATCCCGGATGGCTTCGGCACTTTTATGAACACCTTCCGTTACAAGAACTGGTCACTTACGCTGGACCTCCAGTACATGTACGGAAACGATGTATTGGACAGGAGTATCCATTCCCTGGAAGATCGCCAGGGTATTGCCAACAGCTACAAAACCGTATTGAATGCCTGGACGGAAACTAATCAGAACACACCTATTGCACAGGTTCGCCCCGTACCGGCAGGCTATGACACAAATAATGACAGCCACAAGGTGACGGATGCCTCGTTTATCCGCGGCCGTAATTTCCTGCTTGCCTACACTTTCCCTGCAACTGCCGTTACCAGGATGAAGCTGAACAGGCTGAGGGTGTATGCATCTGTGCAAAACGCCTTTGTGGCAACCAAATACAAAGGGTACGATCCGGAAGTGTCCAATTCCGGCTCTCCCTTTGATCAGGGTTTTGGCTTATATGATTACCCGAAGCCACGTGTATTTATGATGGGGCTGAATGTAACCCTGTAA
- a CDS encoding RagB/SusD family nutrient uptake outer membrane protein yields MKSYISRYYLLLCTAGTVLLSGCSKFLDESDPSNFTIDQYYRTAEHAASGVNSIYASMREPMGSGFGGGAWMMTEFATGLADTDLGQAVNSYFVKDLINTPDNAYGRTYWVSYYRGIANANLAIEKIPAINMNETDKKKLLGQARFLRAWYYFGLVRMFGNIPLILKPVELNSPDLKPKQAPVEDVYAAIDADLKEAEAAGLPWRDVSGRVSLGAVKSLMAQVYLTMAGYPLQKGAAYYDLAAKKAEEVIDSKQFSLFPVYADLHNPSKKNIGENIFMMQFRTQIIPSNWQVAIIPYNKNISAYSDETGGIYANINFIRSFEAGDLRVKEKQFFFTSYTSESDRTKTVELGGYYIYKHFDDAAQLSTANSDLNWPVIRYADVLLTYAEAANETAGPGTKAYSAVKEIRDRAQLPELSGLSKEQFREAVWRERWFELCYENTTWFDMVRLRKAFNVGTRQFDEYVGHKFSYGPVVSAKELLFPIPTQEILDNSNLKQNDGYK; encoded by the coding sequence ATGAAATCATACATATCAAGATATTACCTGCTGCTCTGTACCGCGGGAACAGTGTTGCTGAGCGGTTGCAGCAAATTCCTGGACGAAAGTGATCCGAGTAACTTCACAATAGACCAGTATTACCGCACGGCCGAGCATGCCGCAAGTGGTGTGAATAGTATTTATGCATCCATGCGTGAGCCTATGGGTAGCGGCTTTGGCGGTGGTGCCTGGATGATGACGGAATTTGCCACCGGCCTGGCGGATACAGATCTTGGGCAGGCGGTGAACAGCTATTTTGTGAAAGACCTGATCAATACGCCGGATAATGCATATGGCCGCACGTACTGGGTGAGCTACTACAGGGGCATTGCTAATGCGAACCTGGCTATCGAAAAAATACCTGCCATCAACATGAACGAAACGGACAAGAAAAAGCTGCTGGGGCAGGCCCGCTTCCTTCGAGCCTGGTACTACTTTGGTCTGGTGCGTATGTTCGGAAATATTCCGCTTATCCTGAAACCGGTTGAGTTGAATTCTCCGGATCTGAAGCCTAAGCAGGCACCGGTGGAAGATGTATATGCAGCTATTGATGCAGACCTGAAAGAGGCGGAGGCTGCAGGTTTACCATGGAGGGATGTATCAGGCAGGGTAAGCCTGGGTGCTGTGAAATCGTTAATGGCACAGGTGTACCTCACCATGGCCGGTTATCCCTTGCAGAAAGGTGCAGCATACTATGACCTGGCTGCAAAAAAAGCGGAGGAAGTAATAGATTCCAAACAGTTCTCCCTGTTCCCGGTATACGCTGATCTGCACAATCCTTCTAAGAAGAACATCGGAGAGAACATCTTTATGATGCAATTCCGTACACAGATCATCCCTTCAAACTGGCAGGTAGCTATTATTCCCTATAACAAAAACATCTCTGCTTATTCTGATGAAACAGGTGGCATTTATGCCAATATCAATTTCATCAGGTCATTTGAAGCGGGAGATCTGCGGGTAAAGGAAAAACAATTTTTCTTCACTAGCTACACCTCGGAATCGGATCGTACTAAAACGGTAGAGCTGGGAGGTTATTACATCTACAAACATTTTGATGATGCCGCCCAACTGAGCACTGCCAACAGTGATCTTAACTGGCCTGTTATCCGGTATGCGGATGTACTGCTTACTTATGCAGAAGCTGCCAATGAGACTGCCGGCCCGGGTACAAAGGCTTACAGTGCCGTGAAAGAGATCAGGGACCGTGCGCAATTGCCGGAATTATCTGGCCTCAGTAAGGAACAGTTCCGTGAAGCGGTATGGCGTGAGCGCTGGTTTGAGCTGTGTTATGAAAATACCACCTGGTTTGATATGGTGCGGCTCCGTAAGGCATTTAATGTGGGAACCCGGCAATTTGATGAATACGTAGGGCATAAGTTTTCTTATGGACCGGTGGTGTCTGCAAAAGAACTGCTCTTTCCAATCCCTACGCAGGAGATCCTGGATAATTCCAACCTGAAGCAGAATGACGGATATAAGTGA